In Nymphaea colorata isolate Beijing-Zhang1983 chromosome 10, ASM883128v2, whole genome shotgun sequence, the genomic stretch TGACTGAAAAGTACATTGTAAGTGTATGTCTGGCTGGCATTTAGATTGGTTAGAAACATGAAGGAGTACTAATCTTTCTAAAAAACATGAAGGAATGTTAGTTTATTATggttgttttttcttgcttcagggaaaaaaaaaactacctttttttatgctttttcaaGTTTAGAATTGGCATACAAACTTCAATGTTCCATGTGGAATAATGTAATTATAAACAAAGTTGTCACAAATGTCAAATGCGTGGAAGATTCTCCAAGTGAAatctccttttcccttttctcctttctggTGTTACAAGCTTCCCCACTTGATCCTGCATCCTCTCCCTGTACTTGATGTGGTAACTAGACTAACACCATACTGACTGAAGAAATAATAGATATTCCAAAAGCAAACAAAAGTTGGTGATTAGAATGTCGTGTCATTCAGAAGGCCAGCTTCAAAAATTGGACTGCTTGGAATTGGAGGGTGGTAATAAAAGAGGCATCTTTCAAGCAGCGCAACTTTGAGGAGGCGGCTGGGTTAGACAAAGTTTGCTTTGGCTGTCCAATAATCGTTCATGGTATATTAGTTTTTGGCTATATCATGAGGCATTTGAATTTGTGACCTGCAGTATTTAGAGAAAGGTGTCCTTCTGTCCTTATACTCTTATGACATTGATTCTGGTATTTGAGTATGTATCCAGAGATTTGTGTTGAATGTTGTGCATTTGCGGTTCAGCCCTTGTACTTTACCATGAAGCTTTTATGAGCAAGAGGCGGGCCTTCTTGTCACGACTAAAAAGTTGATATCCAGCAAACATGTTACATGCATGATTGAAGATACAGATGCAGACAATGTGAAAACATTAAGATGTGGCAACAAAAGTATGTGCAAGTAGTTAGTCACCTGGAAGTCAGGTGTTGAGGAGAATATGTACCATTCATTTGTCATATTAATCTCAGCCTCCTATGTGAATTGGGGaatttaaacaatattttattgTTCGTATCTCTGTCGACGTCAATCATTTTCCTTGAAAAGGATAATGGTTCTTTTCTATATGCTATGTATTGATGTCTTTGTAACGAGGTTTATGTTGTTAAAAAGACAAAATCGTCATGGTTTTGCTgtgaaatttcaatttctttccaAATTATTCGTTCACTGGCGAGGCTGCTAATGTCCAACGTGTGGTAAACTTATGAATGCATTGGTTTCTATTGTAGACTCAAGGTATGCGGTCTGGAGTAGTACCTTATCAAAGTACATTCTCGGCCTTACGGAGGATTGTACATGAGGAGGGCATACGAGGACTGTACAGGTACAAGTTGCTGCTTAAATAAAGATTATTATGTGAATTTCAAGAAACATTGTACAAGTCTTACTCTACACCTGCATGGTGAACAGTGGCCTAGTGCCTGCGCTGGCTGGAATCAGTCATGTTGCCATCCAATTTCCAACATATGAGAAAATCAAACTTTATTTGGCTAAGCGAGGTATTCTGctattttgctttatttacatttggattctgaaaaaaatcatttctgaTTAAAAGAAACTGGTTTCAGATAATACCACTGTAGATGCCCTTACTGCAAGTGATGTTGCTGTTGCCTCGTCAGTTTCAAAAATTGTTGCATCAACCCTGACGTACCCACATGAGGTATTCTAATAGGATCCAGCAGATTTTGAGTTGaacctctctgtctctctctaacTCTCCCTCCTGAATATTCCAATTCATGCAGGTTGTTCGCTCTAGACTTCAAGAACAAGGTCATGGAAGCCATACCGAGAAGCGGTATCTTGGTGTTATTGATTGTATTAGAAAAGTTTTCCAGAAAGAAGGGATCCCTGGTTTTTACCGTGGTTGCGCTACCAACCTGTTCAGGACCACACCGGCAGCTGTAATTACTTTCACAAGTTTTGAGATGATTCATAGATTTCTAATCTCCTTATTTCCCCCAGAGCCACATCCTCATGCACTTTGAGTTCACAAGAAACAGCATTATTTCAAACCCGTTGACAATATACCCAGTGCTAAAGTGGAGTGGATGGCAAAGAAACTACTCCTGGTCTTGATGAGCATGGATGTCATGAATTGGCCCCTTGGTTATGTATAATATGAGCATTGGAATAGAAAAAGGAAGTTT encodes the following:
- the LOC116263202 gene encoding nicotinamide adenine dinucleotide transporter 1, chloroplastic, whose amino-acid sequence is MTRRDAHTQSVSCVLCNAGAGAAAGAIAATFVCPLDVIKTRFQVHGLPQLSNGGVKGSLIVGSLEQIFKKEGMRGMYRGLSPTILALLPNWAVYFTMYDQLKSWLSHDETHQLSVGANMVAASGAGAATTIATNPLWVVKTRFQTQGMRSGVVPYQSTFSALRRIVHEEGIRGLYSGLVPALAGISHVAIQFPTYEKIKLYLAKRDNTTVDALTASDVAVASSVSKIVASTLTYPHEVVRSRLQEQGHGSHTEKRYLGVIDCIRKVFQKEGIPGFYRGCATNLFRTTPAAVITFTSFEMIHRFLISLFPPEPHPHAL